One Fibrobacter sp. UWB5 DNA segment encodes these proteins:
- a CDS encoding ABC-F family ATP-binding cassette domain-containing protein yields MLNVSNVSLQYGSRVLFKEVNLSFKRGNCYGVIGANGAGKSTFLKILSGELEPNTGEVTKDPGERIAVLKQDHFAYEQNTVLETVMMGYPELYELGKKRDELYALPEMTEEQGMQAMEIETRFGEIGGYEADSNAAVLLKGLGIPEEFHYSLMADLDGGQKIRVLLAQALFGNPDILLLDEPTNHLDLETVGWLEDYLERFENIVIVVSHDRHFLNAVCTHTCDIDYGKINIYGGNYEFWYAASQLAQKQRKDQNRRAEEKIEELKAFIRRFASNAAKAKQATSRKKLLDKMTVEEMPASSRKFPWVNFKMDREPGKIVLEVKNATIDGGDGIICKNLNFSLNSGDKVALVGEYDTLKTAFFQLIAEETKADEGVLKWGNTISYSYFPKNNDAYFGTDLSLVDWLRQYSKEQDETFIRGFLGRMLFTGEEALKSANVLSGGEKVRCMLSKMMLANANCLLLDEPTAHLDLEAITALNNGLTAFQGPIIFCSQDHEFVQTIANRVLELTPNGVIDRSITFDEWLETKKKKK; encoded by the coding sequence ATGCTCAACGTCTCTAATGTCAGTCTTCAATACGGTAGCCGCGTCCTCTTCAAGGAAGTGAACCTTTCCTTCAAGCGCGGCAACTGCTACGGAGTCATCGGTGCCAACGGCGCCGGAAAATCTACGTTCCTGAAAATCCTTTCGGGCGAACTCGAACCCAACACCGGTGAAGTCACCAAGGACCCGGGCGAACGTATCGCCGTCCTGAAGCAGGACCACTTTGCCTACGAACAGAATACGGTTCTTGAAACCGTGATGATGGGCTACCCCGAACTCTACGAACTCGGCAAGAAGCGCGACGAACTCTACGCGCTCCCCGAAATGACCGAAGAACAGGGCATGCAGGCCATGGAAATCGAAACCCGTTTCGGCGAAATCGGCGGCTACGAAGCTGATTCCAACGCCGCGGTGCTTTTGAAGGGCCTCGGCATTCCCGAAGAATTCCACTACAGCCTCATGGCAGACTTGGACGGCGGCCAGAAAATCCGCGTGCTCCTAGCCCAGGCTCTGTTCGGCAACCCGGACATTCTTCTGCTTGACGAACCGACGAACCACTTGGATCTGGAAACCGTCGGCTGGCTTGAAGACTACCTCGAACGCTTTGAAAACATCGTGATCGTGGTGAGCCATGACCGTCACTTCCTCAATGCGGTCTGCACCCACACTTGCGATATCGACTACGGCAAGATCAACATCTATGGCGGTAACTACGAATTCTGGTATGCAGCTAGCCAGCTCGCCCAGAAGCAGCGCAAGGACCAGAACCGCCGCGCCGAAGAAAAGATCGAAGAATTGAAGGCGTTCATCCGCCGCTTCGCCTCTAACGCAGCCAAGGCCAAGCAGGCCACCAGCCGTAAGAAGCTCCTCGACAAGATGACCGTTGAAGAAATGCCGGCTTCCAGCCGTAAATTCCCGTGGGTCAACTTCAAGATGGACCGCGAACCGGGCAAAATCGTGCTCGAAGTCAAGAACGCCACCATCGATGGCGGCGACGGCATTATCTGCAAGAACCTGAACTTCAGCCTCAATAGCGGCGATAAGGTCGCTCTCGTTGGCGAATACGACACGCTTAAGACGGCTTTCTTCCAGCTCATCGCCGAAGAAACCAAGGCCGACGAAGGCGTACTCAAGTGGGGCAACACCATTAGCTACAGCTACTTCCCGAAGAACAACGACGCCTACTTCGGCACGGACCTCTCCCTCGTGGATTGGCTGCGCCAGTATAGCAAGGAACAGGATGAAACCTTCATCCGCGGATTCCTCGGCCGTATGCTCTTTACCGGCGAAGAAGCCCTCAAGAGCGCCAACGTGCTTAGCGGTGGCGAAAAGGTGCGCTGCATGCTCTCCAAGATGATGCTTGCAAACGCCAACTGCCTGCTCCTCGATGAACCGACCGCCCACCTCGACTTGGAAGCCATCACGGCCCTCAACAACGGCCTCACCGCATTCCAGGGCCCGATTATCTTCTGCTCTCAGGACCACGAATTCGTGCAGACGATTGCAAACCGCGTACTCGAACTGACTCCGAACGGCGTCATCGACCGCAGCATCACCTTCGACGAATGGCTTGAAACCAAGAAGAAAAAGAAATAG